The Spirosoma foliorum genome has a window encoding:
- the rplW gene encoding 50S ribosomal protein L23, with the protein MSVLKRPIVTEKMTGLNKQGKYAFEVELKANKLEIGKAIEKMYGVNVEAVNTFRVFGKKRSKNINGRVVSGKTPTTKKAIVTVAEGEVIDIYADL; encoded by the coding sequence ATGAGCGTACTGAAACGACCAATCGTCACCGAAAAAATGACGGGCCTTAACAAGCAAGGGAAGTATGCTTTTGAGGTTGAACTAAAAGCCAACAAACTCGAAATCGGCAAAGCCATCGAGAAAATGTATGGCGTAAACGTTGAGGCTGTAAATACCTTCCGGGTTTTCGGAAAGAAACGCAGCAAGAACATCAACGGACGTGTTGTATCGGGTAAGACCCCAACCACTAAGAAAGCAATTGTTACGGTGGCAGAAGGCGAAGTAATTGATATCTACGCTGACCTGTAA
- the rplD gene encoding 50S ribosomal protein L4, with amino-acid sequence MEVSVYNSKGVDTGKKVTLPEEVFGIEPNQHAIYLDVKQYLANQRQGTHKAKERAENAHSTRKLKKQKGTGGARAGSAKSPVFVGGGTIFGPRPRDYSFKLNKKVKALARQSAYAVKAKAEKISVIDSITLEAPRTKDYIQFLSDLNLTGRKTLLILPDVNTNVVLSSRNVQKAKVTTASQVNTYDLMNADQLLISEEALSTIQTLFEK; translated from the coding sequence GTAAGCGTATATAACAGCAAAGGCGTAGACACAGGCAAAAAGGTCACCCTTCCGGAGGAGGTTTTCGGTATCGAGCCGAACCAACACGCGATTTACCTCGACGTGAAACAATACCTGGCTAACCAACGTCAGGGAACGCACAAAGCGAAAGAACGTGCTGAAAATGCACACTCAACTCGCAAACTGAAGAAGCAAAAAGGTACAGGTGGTGCTCGTGCTGGTAGTGCCAAATCACCAGTATTCGTAGGTGGTGGTACAATTTTCGGACCTCGCCCCCGGGATTACAGCTTCAAACTGAACAAAAAAGTGAAAGCCCTGGCTCGCCAGTCGGCCTACGCTGTAAAAGCAAAAGCTGAGAAGATTTCAGTTATCGACAGCATCACGCTGGAAGCACCCCGCACAAAAGATTACATTCAATTCCTGAGTGATCTGAACCTGACGGGTCGTAAAACGCTGCTGATCCTGCCCGACGTAAATACAAACGTTGTATTGTCGAGCCGGAACGTGCAGAAAGCGAAAGTGACCACAGCGTCGCAGGTGAACACCTACGATCTGATGAACGCCGACCAACTGCTCATCAGCGAAGAAGCGCTGTCAACCATCCAAACGTTGTTCGAAAAATAA
- the rplB gene encoding 50S ribosomal protein L2: MGVKKLRPITPSTRFRVAPDFAEITASKPEKSLLEPIKRTGGRNNEGHRTMRYIGGGHKRHYRIIDFKRDKVGQPAEVLTVEYDPNRSARISLVQYADGEKRYIIAPQGISVGQTIQSGEGSTPDVGNALPLAAMPIGTIVHNIELTPGKGGAMARSAGTYAQLVGREDKYAILRLPSGETRRVLSAGMATVGSVSNPDHMNVVVGKAGRNRWLGHRPRVRAVVMNPVDHPMGGGEGRASGGHPRSRNGQFAKGQKTRNKNKASESMIISRRKK; this comes from the coding sequence ATGGGAGTTAAAAAACTAAGACCAATAACGCCGAGTACACGTTTTCGCGTGGCACCCGACTTTGCGGAAATAACAGCCTCTAAGCCAGAGAAAAGTCTGCTAGAGCCCATTAAGAGAACCGGTGGCCGTAATAACGAAGGGCACCGCACTATGCGCTACATTGGAGGAGGTCACAAACGGCACTACCGTATCATTGACTTCAAGCGCGATAAAGTCGGCCAACCTGCCGAAGTTTTGACTGTAGAATACGATCCAAACCGTTCTGCACGCATCTCTCTGGTGCAATATGCTGACGGCGAAAAACGCTACATCATTGCACCACAAGGTATTAGTGTTGGCCAGACGATTCAGTCAGGCGAAGGTTCTACCCCCGACGTAGGTAACGCGCTTCCATTAGCCGCTATGCCAATCGGTACCATCGTTCACAACATTGAGCTGACACCTGGTAAAGGTGGCGCAATGGCTCGTTCGGCTGGTACGTATGCTCAATTAGTAGGTCGTGAAGACAAGTACGCTATCCTGCGTCTTCCTTCGGGCGAAACTCGTCGGGTATTAAGTGCTGGTATGGCAACGGTTGGTTCGGTATCTAACCCCGACCACATGAACGTTGTTGTGGGTAAAGCAGGTCGGAACCGTTGGTTAGGTCATCGTCCCCGCGTTCGTGCGGTTGTGATGAACCCTGTCGATCACCCAATGGGTGGTGGTGAAGGTCGGGCATCCGGTGGTCACCCACGCTCACGCAATGGCCAGTTCGCTAAAGGTCAAAAGACCCGCAACAAGAACAAGGCATCTGAAAGCATGATTATTAGCCGACGCAAAAAGTAA